The proteins below are encoded in one region of Limnochorda pilosa:
- a CDS encoding acylphosphatase, with protein sequence MERIPASGSRRVGSGPRRLRLEVTVRGRVQGVGFRHFAARQARALGLDGWVRNAADGTVRLAAEGPEDALHRFLEVLRQGPPWAEVEAVEPGYRQAEGEPPGWFRIR encoded by the coding sequence GTGGAGAGGATTCCCGCGTCCGGGTCTCGAAGGGTGGGCTCGGGCCCCAGGCGCCTGCGGTTGGAGGTCACCGTGCGGGGCCGGGTGCAGGGTGTCGGCTTTCGTCACTTCGCCGCCAGGCAGGCGCGGGCCCTGGGGCTCGACGGGTGGGTGCGCAACGCCGCGGACGGAACGGTGCGTCTGGCTGCTGAGGGCCCCGAGGATGCCCTTCACCGGTTCCTGGAGGTGCTCCGCCAAGGCCCGCCCTGGGCGGAAGTGGAGGCCGTGGAGCCCGGCTACCGGCAGGCGGAAGGCGAACCGCCGGGGTGGTTCCGCATCCGCTGA
- a CDS encoding aspartate aminotransferase family protein — translation MNRITLDEALAMGRADARELHRQYGNAALVQLMGLVGFDRVYTRAEGCLLWDEHGQEYLDFTAHFGALNLGHNPPEVLDAVRRVEERPNLLQTGLSPLTAALAQNLALLTPGELSHTFFCNSGAEAVEAALKLARIATGRKRFVYCRNAFHGKTFGALSVTGRAAYQEPFEPLLPDRTAVPFGDAAALEEALAPRDAAAFIIEPIQGEGGVILAPSGYLKTAEELCRRTGTLLIVDEVQTGLGRTGTLFACEAEDVRPDLLCLSKSLGGGVEPIGATVATERVWQKGFGSLERSRIHTSTFGGNSRAAAAALAALDIIVREDLHQRAAELGAYLLARLGALRDRHPETVRAVRGRGLLIGLEFQEPQGWVNRLSFGGAARLSQEYLASLVAGELLRRHHVMTVFTLNNPNVLRLEPPLIVTREQIDHVVDALDDVLSGARSSLGLAVRSARAALSGMWGRREADGPHEPSA, via the coding sequence ATGAATCGGATCACCCTGGATGAGGCCCTGGCCATGGGACGGGCCGATGCCCGGGAGCTGCACCGCCAGTACGGCAACGCCGCGCTGGTGCAGCTCATGGGACTGGTGGGCTTCGACCGCGTCTACACGCGGGCCGAAGGCTGCCTTCTGTGGGACGAGCACGGCCAGGAGTACCTGGACTTCACCGCTCACTTCGGCGCCCTGAACCTAGGGCACAACCCGCCTGAGGTGCTGGACGCCGTACGTCGGGTGGAGGAACGGCCCAACCTGCTCCAGACCGGGCTCTCGCCGCTGACCGCGGCTCTGGCGCAGAACCTCGCCCTGCTCACCCCGGGTGAGCTCAGCCACACCTTCTTCTGCAACAGCGGCGCCGAGGCGGTGGAGGCGGCTCTGAAGCTGGCCCGCATCGCGACGGGCCGGAAGCGCTTCGTCTACTGCCGCAACGCGTTTCACGGGAAGACCTTCGGCGCCCTCTCGGTCACCGGCCGGGCCGCGTACCAGGAGCCCTTCGAGCCGCTTCTCCCCGACCGCACGGCGGTTCCCTTCGGCGATGCCGCGGCGCTGGAGGAGGCCCTGGCCCCCCGGGACGCCGCAGCCTTCATCATCGAGCCGATCCAGGGCGAGGGCGGCGTGATCCTGGCGCCCAGCGGCTACCTGAAGACGGCGGAGGAGCTCTGCCGGCGCACGGGGACCCTGCTCATCGTGGACGAGGTCCAGACCGGCCTGGGGCGTACGGGGACCCTCTTTGCGTGCGAGGCCGAGGACGTCCGCCCGGACCTCCTTTGCCTTTCCAAGTCGTTGGGCGGGGGCGTCGAGCCCATCGGGGCCACGGTGGCCACCGAGCGCGTCTGGCAGAAGGGTTTCGGCAGCCTGGAGCGAAGCCGGATCCACACCAGCACCTTCGGCGGGAACAGCCGGGCGGCCGCGGCGGCCCTGGCGGCCCTGGACATCATCGTGCGCGAGGACCTTCACCAGCGGGCGGCCGAGCTGGGCGCCTACCTGCTGGCGCGCCTGGGCGCGCTGCGGGACCGGCACCCCGAAACGGTGCGGGCGGTACGCGGTCGGGGATTGCTGATCGGGCTCGAGTTCCAGGAGCCCCAGGGGTGGGTGAACCGGCTCTCCTTCGGGGGCGCGGCCCGGCTCTCCCAGGAGTACCTGGCCAGCCTGGTCGCGGGAGAGCTGCTCCGGCGCCACCACGTCATGACCGTCTTCACCCTGAACAACCCGAACGTGTTACGTCTGGAGCCCCCGCTCATCGTCACGCGGGAGCAGATCGACCACGTGGTGGACGCCCTGGACGACGTGCTCTCCGGCGCCCGCAGCTCGCTGGGTCTGGCCGTCCGGTCGGCACGGGCGGCGCTCTCGGGGATGTGGGGCCGGCGGGAGGCGGACGGTCCCCACGAGCCATCGGCCTGA